One Campylobacter concisus DNA segment encodes these proteins:
- a CDS encoding thiamine-phosphate kinase — MDKENFTIACFSNEYIGDDAAVADKTVFSKDIFAQNSHFKLGWLSLEEIGYKAMIVNFSDTIVMNAKPKFALLGLSLPKSFTPRQISELSSGINRACEEFGVKIIGGDTISSPILNISVSVIGELKGRAVLRKNAKFGDLVAFTGKLGGSKKGLNSLLRLAQISKNSRFKRPVLRDKFFYKVAHLINSAMDISDGLNTDLGKLLKASKKGAKFTKKLSKFELSSGEEYEVLFTFSPKNLSAIKRIAAKTRTKINIFAKISHKRLRQNARSHHF; from the coding sequence ATGGATAAAGAAAATTTTACGATTGCATGCTTTAGTAACGAATATATCGGCGATGACGCGGCGGTTGCCGACAAAACGGTCTTTAGCAAGGACATTTTTGCGCAGAATTCGCACTTTAAGCTTGGCTGGCTAAGCCTTGAAGAGATCGGCTACAAGGCGATGATCGTAAATTTTTCAGATACGATCGTGATGAATGCTAAGCCTAAATTTGCTCTTCTAGGGCTTAGTCTGCCAAAGAGCTTCACGCCGCGCCAGATCAGCGAGCTAAGTAGCGGCATAAATAGGGCGTGCGAGGAGTTTGGCGTAAAGATAATAGGCGGCGACACGATAAGTAGCCCTATTTTAAACATAAGCGTTAGCGTGATCGGTGAGCTAAAGGGCAGAGCTGTGCTAAGAAAAAATGCTAAATTCGGCGATCTAGTCGCATTTACTGGCAAGCTTGGCGGGAGCAAAAAGGGGCTAAATTCGCTTCTAAGACTAGCTCAAATTTCAAAAAACTCACGATTTAAAAGGCCCGTTTTAAGAGATAAGTTTTTTTACAAAGTAGCTCATCTTATAAACTCTGCCATGGATATCTCAGACGGGCTAAATACCGACCTTGGCAAGCTTTTAAAAGCTAGCAAAAAGGGCGCTAAATTTACAAAAAAACTAAGCAAATTTGAGCTTAGTAGCGGCGAGGAGTATGAGGTTTTATTTACCTTTAGCCCTAAAAATTTAAGCGCTATCAAAAGGATCGCCGCAAAAACTAGGACAAAGATCAATATCTTTGCAAAAATTTCACACAAAAGGTTAAGACAAAATGCAAGAAGCCACCACTTTTAA
- the truD gene encoding tRNA pseudouridine(13) synthase TruD: MQEATTFKPLYALTHAPIEAYFSKNSDDFVVREIPLYEFSGDGEHLIVEISKKDMTTSDALHALSEVTGAKMRDFGYAGLKDKQGMTTQFISMPRKFESALANFSHEKMKILNLNVHKNKLHIGHLKGNSFFIRLKKVLPSSAKKLEQAFTNIDKMGYANYFGYQRFGKFGDNAVTGLELLKNGTINGKKSKNVKLNDFLISAYQSDLFNRYLSKRVEISRFVSDFSLNELGEIYKKFSKGILQVMKSQESFFKLLPGEVLGHYPFGKLFLCENLDQEAQRFARRDITSLGLIVGAKAYEASGVAKELEDEIFAEAFLLTSKIAGSRRFNWAYLENTSYKYNEENAHFSLNFTLQKGSYATVVLEEILHKNIFE, from the coding sequence ATGCAAGAAGCCACCACTTTTAAGCCGCTCTATGCGCTCACTCATGCGCCCATCGAGGCATATTTTTCTAAAAATTCAGATGATTTTGTCGTGCGCGAGATACCACTTTATGAATTTAGTGGCGACGGCGAGCACTTGATCGTTGAAATTTCTAAAAAAGATATGACGACAAGCGATGCTTTGCACGCCTTAAGCGAGGTTACAGGGGCAAAAATGCGTGACTTTGGCTATGCTGGACTAAAGGACAAGCAGGGGATGACTACGCAGTTTATCTCTATGCCTCGTAAATTTGAGAGTGCGCTTGCAAACTTTAGCCACGAAAAGATGAAAATTTTAAACCTAAACGTGCATAAAAACAAGCTTCACATCGGACATCTAAAGGGCAATAGCTTTTTTATCCGCCTAAAAAAGGTGCTGCCAAGTAGCGCTAAAAAGCTCGAGCAGGCATTTACTAATATCGATAAAATGGGCTATGCAAACTACTTTGGCTATCAGCGCTTTGGTAAATTTGGCGACAACGCAGTAACTGGGCTAGAACTTCTTAAAAACGGCACGATAAATGGCAAAAAGAGTAAAAATGTAAAGCTAAATGACTTTTTGATCTCAGCCTATCAAAGTGATCTTTTTAACCGCTATCTTAGCAAAAGGGTCGAAATTTCAAGGTTTGTAAGCGACTTTAGCCTAAATGAGCTAGGCGAAATTTATAAAAAATTTAGCAAAGGAATTCTCCAGGTGATGAAGTCGCAGGAGAGCTTTTTTAAGCTGCTTCCTGGAGAGGTTTTGGGGCACTATCCATTTGGTAAGCTCTTTTTGTGTGAAAATTTAGATCAAGAGGCGCAAAGATTTGCTAGGCGCGATATCACAAGCCTTGGTCTCATTGTCGGTGCAAAGGCCTATGAGGCAAGCGGCGTAGCAAAAGAGCTTGAGGATGAAATTTTCGCTGAGGCGTTTTTGCTTACTTCAAAGATCGCTGGTTCAAGGCGCTTTAACTGGGCGTATTTAGAAAATACAAGCTACAAATACAACGAAGAAAACGCTCACTTTAGTCTAAATTTCACACTTCAAAAGGGCTCATATGCCACAGTTGTGTTAGAAGAAATTTTGCATAAAAATATATTTGAATAG
- the fliS gene encoding flagellar export chaperone FliS — MNQSAYSAYAQSSFGGIESPTKLIEMLYDGILKFIFRTKKAIEAGDIEKKVYYINRANAIFVELLNSLDYSQGDVAHYLSGLYTRQMQLLAMANIQNDINALNEVTNVVKQLSEAWREVTSGE; from the coding sequence ATGAATCAAAGTGCATATAGTGCATACGCACAGTCGAGTTTCGGGGGCATCGAGTCCCCGACTAAATTAATAGAAATGCTTTATGATGGAATTTTGAAATTTATATTTCGCACCAAAAAAGCGATCGAAGCTGGAGATATAGAGAAAAAAGTCTATTATATAAACAGAGCAAACGCTATCTTTGTCGAGCTTTTAAACTCGCTTGATTATTCTCAAGGCGACGTGGCTCACTACCTTAGCGGACTTTATACAAGGCAGATGCAGCTTCTTGCTATGGCAAATATCCAAAATGATATTAACGCGCTAAATGAAGTAACAAATGTCGTAAAGCAGTTATCAGAAGCATGGAGGGAGGTAACATCAGGTGAATAG
- the fliD gene encoding flagellar filament capping protein FliD produces the protein MAVGNITNLGIGTKNSGLNDELIKKLKDADEAGQIKPLTTRLEKNELKQKDLAALKTLVSNVNVSGKTLGGEALYLKRNTNNAGKSVTASAANGVSVQSFSIDVQKLAQKDTFQSKNFKNSSSMVGATNTGSFDVEIDGQKFSIGVTRSTTYQDIVDKINDVSGGKLQARILNVGGDKPNQIMLQSGSTGATQTIKFSNDTAGILDKLGWDDTQFQDTDEHGTALTNPDGTPKMTSNLEKNRILKAQDAEFTYNGVNIKRSKNSFDDLRPGVNITLNETGRTNVSISQNTEEVVKAVEEFIKDYNLMTMNLEIATKYDEEKGAGTFQGVSEISSLRSNIGRLVNGQDSEGKALSKFGIVPDKDGQLQLDLNKFNAALSKDPEEIQKFFMGSSKTEPISYMGNSTVSAGALNIQAGDLTINGKSVIFSTTAGGTAEDNALKLQQAINDAGIEGVTASLDQSGKRIILKRSDGENIEVKGKASALATLGMSEATVNPVTKKTDGLFTKLAKMLDGAVGKKGTMIAMQNQLKDESESITKNKESTQKLLDEKYTTMQERFIKYNSIIASLENQFSTLKSMIDAELNNKN, from the coding sequence ATGGCAGTAGGTAACATAACAAATTTAGGCATCGGTACAAAAAATAGCGGCCTAAACGACGAGCTTATCAAGAAACTAAAAGATGCTGATGAGGCTGGACAGATCAAACCGCTTACAACAAGGCTGGAGAAAAATGAGCTTAAGCAAAAGGACCTTGCGGCTCTAAAAACTCTTGTTAGCAACGTAAATGTTAGTGGTAAGACACTTGGCGGCGAGGCACTTTATCTAAAAAGAAATACCAATAACGCCGGTAAAAGCGTCACTGCTTCAGCGGCAAACGGCGTTAGCGTGCAAAGCTTTAGTATCGACGTGCAAAAACTTGCTCAAAAAGACACATTTCAAAGCAAGAATTTCAAAAATTCTTCAAGCATGGTGGGTGCGACAAATACTGGCTCGTTTGATGTTGAGATCGATGGACAAAAATTCTCTATCGGTGTGACAAGATCGACAACTTATCAAGATATCGTTGATAAGATAAATGACGTAAGTGGCGGTAAATTGCAAGCTAGAATTTTAAATGTTGGTGGCGATAAACCAAATCAAATAATGCTTCAATCAGGCAGCACTGGTGCTACACAGACTATCAAATTTTCAAACGATACAGCTGGCATTTTAGACAAGCTTGGCTGGGATGATACGCAGTTTCAAGATACAGACGAGCACGGCACAGCGCTAACAAATCCTGATGGCACACCAAAGATGACATCAAATTTGGAGAAAAATAGAATTCTAAAAGCACAAGATGCAGAATTTACATATAACGGCGTAAATATCAAAAGAAGCAAAAATAGCTTTGATGATCTAAGACCTGGCGTAAATATCACGCTAAATGAGACTGGCAGAACAAATGTCAGCATCTCTCAAAACACTGAAGAGGTCGTAAAAGCGGTTGAAGAGTTTATAAAAGACTACAACCTAATGACAATGAACCTTGAGATCGCTACTAAGTATGACGAAGAAAAAGGTGCTGGTACTTTCCAAGGTGTGAGCGAAATTTCAAGCCTTAGATCAAACATCGGACGTCTAGTAAATGGTCAAGATAGCGAAGGCAAAGCGCTAAGTAAATTTGGCATAGTGCCTGACAAAGACGGTCAGCTTCAGCTTGATCTAAATAAATTTAACGCAGCTCTTAGCAAAGATCCAGAAGAAATTCAGAAATTTTTTATGGGTTCAAGCAAGACTGAGCCGATAAGCTACATGGGTAACTCAACCGTTAGCGCAGGTGCGTTAAATATCCAAGCTGGTGATCTAACGATAAATGGCAAGTCAGTTATATTTTCAACCACAGCTGGCGGGACAGCTGAGGACAACGCTCTAAAGCTTCAACAAGCTATCAATGATGCTGGCATCGAGGGAGTCACAGCTAGTCTTGATCAAAGCGGCAAGAGGATCATATTAAAAAGAAGCGATGGCGAAAATATCGAAGTAAAAGGCAAGGCTTCTGCACTAGCAACTCTTGGCATGAGCGAAGCCACTGTAAATCCAGTGACTAAAAAAACTGATGGACTTTTCACAAAGCTAGCTAAGATGCTTGATGGTGCTGTTGGCAAAAAAGGCACGATGATAGCTATGCAAAATCAGCTAAAAGATGAGAGTGAGTCTATCACTAAAAATAAAGAGAGCACTCAAAAGCTTTTAGATGAGAAATATACAACGATGCAAGAGCGCTTCATCAAGTATAACTCTATCATCGCAAGTTTAGAAAATCAGTTCTCAACTCTAAAATCAATGATAGATGCTGAGCTAAACAATAAGAACTAA
- a CDS encoding FlaG family protein, translating to MEIFKAAANQTLDASMSTSAQRQIDSRPIEHSDVKVNADKNGKSKDANELDGLSNEDLARKTREVTDRLNYQMQQLDTNVRFAYNEKLNLMVVQVKDAKTGEEITQLPSKEAIKISEYFKESIGILFDKES from the coding sequence ATGGAAATTTTCAAAGCAGCGGCAAATCAAACACTTGATGCAAGCATGAGCACGTCGGCTCAGCGTCAGATAGACAGCAGACCTATCGAGCACTCTGATGTCAAAGTAAATGCCGACAAAAACGGCAAGTCAAAGGATGCTAACGAGCTAGATGGACTTAGCAACGAGGATCTTGCTAGAAAAACAAGAGAGGTCACTGATAGGCTAAACTATCAGATGCAGCAGCTCGATACTAATGTAAGATTTGCTTACAACGAGAAGTTAAATTTAATGGTAGTGCAAGTAAAAGACGCCAAAACAGGCGAAGAGATAACACAGCTTCCGAGCAAGGAAGCTATAAAAATCAGCGAGTATTTCAAAGAAAGTATCGGAATACTTTTTGACAAGGAGAGTTAA
- the rsmD gene encoding 16S rRNA (guanine(966)-N(2))-methyltransferase RsmD, producing MKLYTKISSGKFKGKRLELPSLSTTRSTKSIVKESFFNVIRDEIYSLTFIEGFGGSGVMASEAVSNGAREAIAIEKDRAAFKITQSNLASLQSSNLKAINGDSFALLPDLVNSQNGKVLLYLDPPFDIRAGFDDIYEKLVNLISQLKKEKIYMIVFEHNSDFKFGDEISAFKLVKFKKFGATSLSYFQ from the coding sequence GTGAAACTCTACACCAAAATTTCAAGTGGTAAATTTAAAGGCAAAAGGCTTGAATTGCCAAGTCTAAGCACGACAAGAAGCACAAAAAGCATCGTAAAAGAGTCCTTTTTTAACGTCATTAGAGATGAAATTTATTCGCTTACATTTATAGAGGGCTTTGGCGGAAGCGGCGTGATGGCAAGCGAGGCTGTTAGCAACGGAGCGCGCGAGGCTATCGCTATCGAAAAAGATAGGGCTGCTTTTAAGATCACGCAAAGCAATCTTGCAAGCCTGCAAAGTTCAAATTTAAAAGCGATAAATGGCGATAGCTTTGCGCTCTTGCCTGATCTTGTAAATTCGCAAAACGGCAAGGTCTTACTCTATCTTGATCCGCCATTTGACATAAGGGCTGGCTTTGATGATATCTATGAAAAGCTTGTAAATTTGATCTCGCAGCTAAAAAAAGAGAAAATTTATATGATAGTTTTTGAGCATAACAGCGATTTTAAATTTGGCGATGAAATTTCTGCATTTAAACTTGTTAAATTTAAAAAATTTGGAGCTACTTCTCTCTCTTATTTTCAGTAA
- a CDS encoding flagellar basal body P-ring protein FlgI: protein MNKFLSFVAASVIATSAFATQIKELANIVGVRDNQLIGYGLVVGLNGTGDGSTSKFTIQSLSNMLQGVNVKINPDDIKSKNAAAVMVTAKLPAFARHGDKLDIEISSIGDAKSLQGGTLLMTPLKGVDGDIYALAQGPLSIGGKSAGRSGGNHPTVGAILNGALVEREVTYDIYNQDSIKLSLKDTNFKTALDIQNAINANISDDTAKAIDPRTVIVKKPDDVSIIELASAVLDLDVEYKPDEKIVVDERTGTIVSGINAVVSPVVITHGAITIKIEPNSYEEAAQNDVNIGSDTSVAPSQNLLKISGEKTTVANVTRALNKLGATPSDIISILENLKRVGAIQVDLEII, encoded by the coding sequence ATGAATAAATTTTTATCTTTTGTAGCAGCTTCAGTGATAGCTACTTCAGCCTTTGCTACGCAGATAAAAGAGCTTGCAAATATCGTTGGCGTAAGGGATAATCAGCTAATAGGCTATGGTTTAGTCGTCGGACTAAACGGCACAGGGGATGGCTCAACGTCAAAATTTACGATCCAGTCGCTATCAAACATGCTTCAAGGCGTAAATGTCAAGATAAATCCAGATGATATCAAGTCTAAAAACGCAGCTGCTGTTATGGTGACAGCAAAATTGCCTGCATTTGCAAGGCATGGCGACAAGCTTGATATCGAGATCTCATCTATCGGCGATGCAAAAAGCTTGCAAGGTGGTACCCTTCTTATGACCCCACTAAAAGGCGTTGATGGCGATATCTACGCTTTGGCTCAAGGACCTCTAAGCATCGGTGGCAAGAGTGCAGGCAGAAGTGGCGGCAACCACCCAACCGTTGGTGCTATCTTAAATGGTGCCCTTGTGGAGCGCGAGGTCACTTACGACATCTACAACCAAGATAGTATAAAACTAAGCCTTAAAGATACAAATTTTAAAACCGCTCTTGATATCCAAAATGCCATAAATGCAAATATCTCAGACGACACTGCAAAGGCGATCGATCCAAGAACGGTTATCGTTAAAAAGCCAGATGACGTTAGTATCATCGAGCTTGCAAGCGCTGTGCTTGATCTTGATGTGGAGTATAAGCCAGATGAGAAGATCGTAGTTGATGAGAGAACTGGCACGATAGTTAGCGGTATAAACGCGGTAGTTAGTCCAGTTGTGATAACTCATGGCGCAATTACAATAAAGATAGAGCCAAACAGTTACGAAGAGGCGGCGCAAAATGATGTAAATATAGGTAGCGACACCTCGGTGGCTCCTAGTCAAAATTTACTTAAAATTTCAGGCGAGAAAACAACCGTTGCAAACGTGACAAGAGCGCTAAACAAACTTGGTGCAACACCAAGTGATATCATCTCGATACTTGAAAATTTAAAACGAGTTGGCGCGATACAAGTAGATCTGGAGATAATATAA
- a CDS encoding rod-binding protein: MQIDNTLALNSYNDISANKIKNANAKQDALLKEQTDAFEAYMVKAVLDIALKEDEHNSLYPKAAGSDIYRSMYNDAMSKALSGNLGFSELLYDFLKRDS, from the coding sequence ATGCAAATAGACAACACCCTAGCACTAAATTCATATAATGACATCTCAGCAAACAAGATAAAAAATGCAAATGCCAAACAAGATGCACTTTTAAAAGAGCAAACTGACGCTTTTGAAGCATATATGGTAAAAGCTGTTCTTGATATCGCTTTAAAAGAAGATGAGCATAACTCACTCTATCCAAAAGCCGCTGGCAGCGACATTTACAGGTCTATGTATAATGACGCTATGAGCAAAGCTTTGAGTGGAAATTTAGGTTTTTCAGAACTTTTATACGATTTTTTAAAGAGAGACTCTTAA
- a CDS encoding flagellar biosynthesis anti-sigma factor FlgM translates to MITPLNQRPNYQANTLNKNSDARVENENKEVKTNENARVKEIADAIANGTYQVDISKTAKAVADALL, encoded by the coding sequence ATGATAACTCCTTTGAACCAAAGACCAAACTACCAGGCAAATACGCTAAATAAAAATAGCGATGCTAGAGTTGAAAATGAAAACAAAGAAGTAAAAACAAACGAAAACGCAAGAGTAAAAGAGATAGCTGATGCAATAGCAAATGGCACCTATCAGGTGGATATCTCAAAAACAGCTAAGGCTGTGGCTGATGCGTTGCTCTAA
- a CDS encoding flagellar export chaperone FlgN — MIKKLLDEAIGELDELINLTMQDIANIKEAKHSSVDESVKKKNALVRAFEDTKRALDKELLRVSKESGTTTLANVLDDEVKSKLVLMRSKLEILHKVNKEYARHVVVVKEFFDSLSKKVFGTQVNEYGQDGSGTDNNFYKSRV, encoded by the coding sequence ATGATAAAGAAGCTTTTGGACGAGGCCATAGGTGAGCTAGACGAGCTTATAAATTTAACGATGCAAGATATCGCCAATATAAAAGAGGCGAAACACTCAAGCGTTGATGAGAGCGTGAAGAAGAAAAATGCTCTTGTGCGTGCTTTTGAAGATACCAAAAGAGCTTTGGATAAAGAGCTACTAAGGGTTTCAAAAGAGAGTGGCACGACGACACTTGCAAACGTTTTAGATGATGAAGTGAAGTCAAAGCTAGTGCTTATGCGTTCAAAGCTTGAAATTTTGCATAAAGTAAATAAAGAATATGCAAGACACGTCGTTGTTGTTAAGGAGTTTTTCGACTCGCTTAGCAAAAAGGTCTTTGGCACTCAGGTAAATGAGTATGGCCAAGACGGCAGCGGCACAGATAATAATTTTTACAAATCAAGGGTTTAA
- the flgK gene encoding flagellar hook-associated protein FlgK: protein MANIFMSLGTGVSGLNAAQVQISTTGNNITNADSNYYTRQRVVQSASPAMNTVPGGVGTGTQVDTVTRLHDEFAYSRLKYSSSNLENTGYKQRILQEATKYFPDLKDNGMVKDIQEYFAAWNNFASNPDEGAQKVNLINKASVLTASINRSSKMLYDMHTQIDETIKININEINSLGKQIANINKQIQRVESGADAGIKINANDLRDKRDELELAMSKLVNTAVYKSDLKSESRIDTGISDQGRYYNLNIGGVSIVDGVNFHEISMSSTESGQYTKIYYEREDGRRIPMEEKITNGKIGAALDLRGRNYEPDNDKFSDGIIQKYIDNLNTFSKTLITSTNNVYAESAVEISNSDPISYLENDKTLMNHDNSIRNGSFDAIVYDNKGNVVAKKTIEINGTTTMNDTKYGNSVVQDFNSNSDDNNDNNMLNDVDDFFEASYFYDKNTHQGTFALIPKQAQGLYSISIVDHGTNFPGVVGINRFFSGTNSNTIGINQNFTQDHTKLRAYSKPVVGNNEVANKMIQLQYQKQTFYSSGTALDRDETIEGYYRYFTTDMASDTEANNTIHDTNTSLQRTAEEEFQSTSGVDTNEELTNLIRFQASYGAAAKIITTVDQMLDTLLSLKQ, encoded by the coding sequence ATGGCTAATATCTTTATGTCATTAGGCACAGGCGTTTCAGGGCTAAATGCAGCCCAAGTGCAAATAAGCACAACTGGAAACAACATAACAAACGCCGATAGTAACTACTACACAAGGCAGCGCGTAGTCCAGTCTGCATCTCCAGCGATGAACACAGTCCCTGGTGGCGTTGGCACAGGTACGCAAGTAGATACTGTGACAAGACTTCACGATGAGTTTGCCTACTCAAGATTAAAATATTCATCATCAAATTTAGAAAATACAGGCTATAAACAAAGAATTTTACAAGAGGCGACAAAATACTTCCCAGATCTAAAAGATAACGGCATGGTAAAAGATATCCAAGAGTATTTTGCAGCGTGGAATAACTTTGCTTCAAACCCAGACGAGGGCGCTCAAAAGGTAAATTTGATAAATAAAGCTAGCGTTTTAACAGCTAGCATCAACCGCTCATCAAAGATGCTTTATGATATGCATACTCAGATAGATGAGACTATAAAGATAAATATAAACGAGATAAACTCACTTGGCAAGCAAATAGCAAATATCAATAAACAAATTCAAAGAGTTGAATCAGGTGCGGACGCTGGCATCAAGATAAACGCAAACGACCTTCGCGACAAGCGCGATGAGCTAGAGCTTGCTATGTCAAAGCTAGTAAATACGGCTGTTTATAAAAGCGATCTAAAAAGCGAGTCAAGGATAGATACAGGCATAAGCGATCAAGGAAGATACTACAACCTAAATATCGGCGGTGTGAGTATCGTTGATGGTGTAAATTTTCATGAAATTTCTATGAGCTCAACCGAGAGTGGGCAATACACTAAAATTTATTATGAAAGAGAAGATGGCAGACGTATCCCTATGGAGGAGAAGATCACAAATGGCAAGATAGGCGCCGCGCTTGATCTTAGAGGCCGTAACTACGAGCCAGATAATGATAAATTTAGCGATGGTATCATCCAAAAATATATCGACAACCTAAATACATTTTCAAAAACTTTAATAACTAGCACAAACAACGTCTATGCCGAGTCTGCGGTTGAAATTTCAAACTCAGATCCGATCAGCTATCTAGAAAACGACAAGACGCTGATGAACCACGACAACAGCATAAGAAACGGCAGTTTTGATGCTATCGTTTATGACAACAAGGGTAACGTCGTAGCTAAAAAAACTATCGAGATAAACGGCACAACGACGATGAATGATACAAAATACGGCAACTCTGTTGTGCAGGATTTTAACTCAAATTCAGACGATAATAACGACAACAACATGCTAAATGACGTCGATGACTTCTTTGAAGCGTCGTATTTTTATGATAAAAACACGCATCAAGGCACATTTGCGCTCATACCAAAGCAAGCTCAAGGGCTTTATAGCATCTCAATAGTCGATCACGGCACAAATTTCCCAGGCGTTGTTGGTATCAACAGATTTTTCTCTGGTACAAACTCAAATACAATAGGTATCAATCAAAATTTCACTCAGGATCACACAAAGCTTCGTGCCTACTCAAAGCCAGTCGTGGGTAACAACGAAGTTGCAAACAAGATGATCCAGCTTCAGTACCAAAAGCAGACATTTTACTCAAGTGGCACTGCGCTTGACAGAGATGAGACGATCGAGGGATATTACCGATATTTTACGACCGATATGGCAAGCGATACCGAGGCGAACAACACTATCCACGACACAAACACATCTTTGCAAAGGACTGCTGAAGAGGAATTTCAATCAACAAGCGGCGTAGATACCAACGAAGAGCTTACAAACTTAATCCGCTTTCAAGCAAGCTACGGCGCAGCTGCAAAGATCATCACGACCGTTGATCAGATGCTAGACACCCTTCTTTCACTAAAACAATGA
- a CDS encoding TIGR02757 family protein — protein MSELKSLLDAHVLSKNTNSGLFDAPDPLQVATKFKEPNIALICALFAYGNAKMIVKFLNSLDFSLLDESEKNIKKNLSNFKYRFQNENDVKEIFITLSRLKKEGGIEEILRQGLVKNGEMIEAVNELIKFIYGLNSYRSDGYEFFFGKSFSKEPQSPYKRYNMYLRWMVRDSDIDLGLFKNLSKDRLLMPLDVHTHRVSLNLGLINRKSYDFKAVMDLTKKLREFDELDPIKYDFALYRIGQSKELETIVKNLKK, from the coding sequence ATGAGCGAACTAAAGAGCCTTTTAGACGCACACGTACTTAGTAAAAATACAAATTCGGGGCTATTTGACGCCCCAGATCCTCTTCAAGTGGCTACTAAATTTAAAGAGCCAAACATAGCGCTCATTTGTGCGTTATTTGCCTATGGCAACGCAAAAATGATAGTGAAATTTCTAAATTCGCTTGATTTTAGCTTGCTTGATGAGAGCGAGAAAAATATCAAGAAAAATCTGTCAAATTTTAAATACCGCTTTCAAAATGAAAATGATGTAAAAGAAATTTTCATCACACTTTCACGCCTGAAAAAAGAGGGCGGCATAGAAGAAATTTTGCGCCAAGGGCTTGTAAAAAATGGTGAGATGATAGAAGCAGTAAATGAGCTTATTAAATTTATATATGGACTAAATTCTTACCGCTCAGACGGATATGAGTTTTTCTTTGGTAAGAGCTTTAGCAAAGAGCCGCAAAGTCCATATAAACGCTATAACATGTATCTTCGCTGGATGGTGCGAGATAGCGACATCGACCTTGGATTATTTAAAAATTTGTCAAAAGATAGACTTTTGATGCCACTTGACGTGCATACGCATAGGGTTTCATTAAATTTAGGACTTATAAACAGAAAGAGCTACGACTTCAAAGCGGTCATGGATCTTACAAAAAAACTTAGAGAATTTGACGAGCTTGACCCGATAAAATACGACTTTGCGCTTTACAGGATAGGGCAGAGCAAAGAGCTAGAAACCATCGTAAAAAATCTCAAAAAATAA
- a CDS encoding superoxide dismutase family protein, with product MKKIVLLSAVLGTLLFAHEGHHFDPKAGEHLVIPVNELSEKGDKSVGEVVAVKTNYGVAFFPNLKGLPAGLHGFHVHQNADCGATEKGLGMKAGGHWDPAETKMHSFAWDDKGHKGDLPALYVDAEGNANYPVLAPKIKNLDELKGHSLMVHVGGDNHSDQPKALGGGGARMLCGVIK from the coding sequence ATGAAAAAAATCGTTTTACTAAGTGCAGTTTTAGGAACTTTGCTTTTTGCTCACGAGGGTCATCACTTTGATCCAAAGGCTGGAGAGCATCTTGTGATCCCAGTTAATGAGCTAAGCGAAAAGGGCGATAAGAGTGTTGGCGAAGTAGTGGCTGTTAAGACAAACTACGGCGTTGCGTTTTTTCCAAATTTAAAAGGTCTTCCTGCGGGACTTCACGGCTTTCACGTTCATCAAAATGCTGATTGTGGCGCGACCGAGAAAGGTCTAGGCATGAAAGCAGGCGGTCACTGGGATCCAGCTGAGACAAAGATGCACTCATTCGCATGGGACGACAAGGGTCACAAAGGCGATCTACCAGCACTTTACGTAGATGCCGAGGGCAATGCAAACTACCCAGTGCTAGCTCCAAAGATAAAAAATCTTGACGAGCTAAAAGGTCACTCGCTAATGGTTCACGTCGGTGGCGACAACCACAGCGACCAGCCAAAAGCACTTGGCGGTGGCGGCGCTAGAATGCTTTGCGGAGTTATTAAGTAA